In Equus quagga isolate Etosha38 chromosome 14, UCLA_HA_Equagga_1.0, whole genome shotgun sequence, the genomic stretch CCCGGAGCGAGGGCCGGGTGGGTGCCCCCTGGTGTGCCTGCTGCAGTATCATCACCTATCGTGTTATTGCTATAATTgcacccccaccccttccaggCCACGCCTCCCTGTCGAGACTCTGACCCACACGGCTTCTTGGGGCTGCCCGCAGCCatctccaacccccttccctcccctgccccctggaggcctcctttctctccctggctGCTGCCCGCTGCCCGGAGGTGGACACCAAGGCCCAGAGCCAGGAGGCGGctgccccaaagacaaacacccaTGTGTCTCCCCCAGACACCTCCGGAGTCCCCCACTGACCACCCTAAGAGCACCCCGGCCCCAGGCTAGTAACCCCGACCAAAGTGGGCGGCACAGAGATGGGGCAGAGGAGGCCTGGGCGCCCCAGGTGGCTTCTGagtctttatttctttggtgaggaCCCCAGGGTGGGGGAGGTGCCTTGTCGGGGGGCTTGAGTGAGCCCACCTCCTCCTCAAGGGCACTTTTCTGGGTGTCACAAATAAGGCActtcctgggggctgggagacGGAAACCACAACTGCCCCCTAGCTCCTCGCCCCAAACTCGGGGAGCTAGACCCCCCACGTCTGGTCTGAGCCTCTGGTCTGCACGCACGGACCGGGAGGTGACGTTGAGCGACAGCCCAGACGGAATGAAAGGAATCGGCCCAAGGCCGGCATCTGGCTGGTGTTGAGACCCCTGAGCCGGGCTGTCGGGCGAGGAGGGTCCAGCCGGGACCAGGGTGGCCCACGTGGGACCAAGGGGTCCTGGGTCTGGACCTCCCCTGTAGATGGGCCAGCAGGCCCCAGGGGTGCAGTGGGCCTCGGGTCTACACCCCACCCCAAGCCAGTGGGTGAGCAGCAGCTTGCGGGCGCACGGGGTCGCCACCTAAGCGGATTGGGCACCGTTGGACGTGGTGCCCTGTTCTGGGCCAAGGCTGGCCGCTGCACCCTGAGGCCCGGACCAGGACGCACAGATATCGTCCCCCCGCCCCAGGGGACAAGCTGGTGTTTCAAGAGGTACCAGAGAAACGGACGCAGCGGGAGGGCAGGCCCTGGAGTTCCTGGGCTGGTAGAGGGCAGCGGTCACTTCCTTGGCCCGTCTGGGGTCTGGCACGTTCTGAGACTCGTCTAAACATGCCAGGCTGCGGGCTGCCTCCTCACCCCCCCGTCTGTGTTCTAAAAGGCTGGGGTCCCTCTTGACTAACTGCTGGCAGGGAATCCCCAGCCCTCCCGGGGGCCACGATAATGAAGAGCTACCCCCGAGGGAGCAGAAGCGCGGGGTCCTCCCAGGCAGCAGGGTGGCTGGGGTGGAGGCCTCACCCCGcagccctgctcccagggctccttcccccagcccttccAAGACATCGTCGCGGGGCTCTGGGGCTCCCCAGATAGTCCCGGTCCAGGCTCTGGGGAGTCTCCGGGGGACATAAATTAGACTCTGCTGCAGCAATAAATAAAACGGGGAGGCCTTGAACGCCAGGCCCAGGCCGCCCCGCAGGCTCACACGAagttctcctcttcctcctcctcatcctcttcctcctcttcctccttctccttcgaCTCAGCCTCTGCCGGCTCTGCGGTGCCTGCAGACGGGGAGGCACGAAGGGAGAGATGGGGGCGCGGAAAGGGGCCGGGGTCTGGCCCCCACCGCTGTCCCCGCCCCGCGTCGCACCTGTGCAGCTTCCCGGGTGGCGCACGCCGATGGAGCGGCCCAGGAAGCAGGTGGCCTGGCGGAGGTGGCACGAGGACATGTAGGTGATGTTGTTGTTGCCGCAGAGCTCCTGGCCGGGGCTGGAGGGCGTCGGGCAGGGCGCCGCGCGGCACACCACGCAGTGTGCGCTGCCCGTCTGGTCCACCACGCAGGACTGCGGCCGCAGGCACACCACGTGCGCGCACGACTCTGCGGGCGGCGGCGGTCAGGGCGCGGGCCAgtccagccccgcccccagccccgcccccgccccgccagGAGCCACGCCCACACCGGCTTCGCCCCCAAGCCCCGCCCAAGGCCCCGCCCCTGCGAAGAGCCCCGCCCACACCGGCGTCACCCTAAAAGCCCCGCCCTGGCAAGTAGCCCCGCCCACAACAGGCTCCACCCTCAAGTCTCGCCCCAAGCCCCGCCCCCGCCTGGCTCCACCCTCAAGCCCCGCCTCAGTGAGCCCCGCCCACACCGGCTTCATCCTCAAGCCCCACCACCAAGCCCTGCCCAAGGCCCCGCCCCCACAAAGGAGCCCCGCCCACACCGGCTCCACCCTCAAGGGCTGCCCCAGCTGAGAGCCCCGCTGCACTGCGCTGCACCCTGAAGCCCCGCCCACAGCCACGCCCCCCGCCGGAGGCCCGCCCAAACTGGCTCCACCCTCAAGCCCCGCCCAAAGACCCCGCCCCAGTctcgggcccccccccccccccacatcaggcccccccccccaagccccGCCCCAAGGCCCCGCCCCAGCCGCGAGCCCCGCCCAACCCGGCTCCACCTTCACGCCCTGTCTCAAGCCCTCCCAAGCCACGAGCCCCGCCCACACCGGCTCCACACCAAGCCCCGCCCCTGCAAAGGGACCCGCCCCCATCCGGGTCCCACCCGCAAGCTCCGCCCCGATCGCCAGCCGGCCCACACCCGGGTTCCAccctcaggcccctcccccaCGTACTGCGGCAGCGATACAGGACGCGCCCGCCCGGTGGCCCCGCCCTCcagcaggccccgcccccgcaggccccgcccccacgtACTGCGGCAGCGGCCCCGGCACAGGACGCGCCCGCCCGGTGGCCCCGCCcccccgcaggccccgcccccacgtACTCCGGCAGCGGCCCCGGTACATGACGCGCAGGTCCGGGTGGCCGCGGCAGCGCGCGGCGCGCAGCTCGCACTCGTCGCGGTAGGTGGCGCCGTCCGAGCCACAGACCTGCAGGCGCGCCGGGAGCCCCGCGCAGTCGGGCGCGCACTCGCAGCGCGGGCGGCCGCCCAGCATGCGGCACGCCTTGCCCGGGCCGCACTCCACGCCGTCGCACGAATCTGCGGACACGAGACGCGCGCGTGGGCGGGGGCGCGGGCCGAGGCTGGGGCCGGGGGTCCTCGGAGCCGcgcgcccccgcccctgccctgcgGACCGGAGTCCGGGCCGGTGGGGCGCACGGGGAGGGGACTGGGTCGGGTCTGCGGGCGGGGTCCGTTGGGGGCGAGATGCCGCCCGGGCCCCCTGCACCGGGGTTCgggctggcctggggctggggcctccGCCTGCAGGCGCGGCTCGGCGTGGGCGGGAGGGGTCGCCGGAATCCGGGGCCCGGGATCGGGCGtccggcccccagccccgccgTCGCCCCGCCGCTGGGCCACCCCCTCGGGCTGACGTCTGTTCCCTGATTTACGCGCGTTTCTGGGAAGGCTGGCGGGGGCCCGGCTGCGTCAGCCCGCGGGAGGGGGGCTCCGCCCCGTGCAGGCGCGGGTCTGGGGAGGACGGGCAGTGTCTGTTCCCGTGCCTGCCAGAACCTCCCGGAGAGGCGTCGGCGCCCGGCCCGGGCTCACTTCCTAGGGAGGGGTCCCCCCCAGCCCGAGCCCTCTGTTCTGGGGGTcaccccctccctgcagccccattTCTCAGGTAGGGAAACAGGTCTGGCCAGGGAAAGCCTCTCTTTGGGGCGCCCGTCCCCTTTGCAGCCCAGGGACCTTCGGAAATGCAAGTCAGACCCCACTAATGGCCGCTCCCCGCCTGGCAGGCCCTTCCGGCCGCCCCCACGAGAGGACGCTGCTTTGTCACTAGTTTACaaaagggggaaactgaggcccgtcTCAGCCGTGAGGGGAGGAGAGCCAGGTGCACCTCAGCATGAGAACTCCAGGCCAGACCCCGgaaggacccccccccccccccccccccccccccccccccccccccccgcccagctCTGTAGTTTGTGGATCTGCAGGGCGGACTCTGAGCTCGCATGCGcgctccagcctcagtttccacgcGTGTAAAGTGGGGCCGATGTGGGAACCCACCTCCCCGCATAAAATGAGCGGATGCTCCTAAGAAGAGGACCCGCACCCCCCTCCACGCTGCCCCCCGCCAGGGCATGTGGGTCGCACCTGGGCACCTCCCACGCTGCCCGCCCACGCGCACATCTGGAACCGCTGCGCCCGCCTGGGTGGCTTCACGCGAGCGGGAACGGAAGTGGGGGGGCTGGGTTCCCTCCCCCAAGGCCagatgaggtggggagggggggtgtCCTGGATCATCTCATGCCCAGGCCAGGCGCTGTCTGAGGTCCGTCCTCCTCCCAGAAGCCGGAGGGGGTTCTGGACGGAGCCAGGGCACGTGGCAGTGAGTTCGGGACCACCCAGCCAGGCGGATCTGGGAGCAATCACGTCCCCGCGGCCAGCCAGGCTCCTCAGCTTGGCCTTCGGGTCTGCAGTCCCCGCTCGGGCCTCCGCCCTGACCCCACCCACCGGGGCCTGAGCCTGGGCCTCGTCCCTGCTGATGCGCCCCGGCACCTTCTCCAGCTGGCAAACTCGTAGTCATCCCCCAGCACCCGGGCTCTCACGCCCCTTCGGAGCCCCTGCACGTTCAGCCCTGACCACAGGGGCCCGGGAGGGTCCCAAACCCTTTCTCCAGGACAGAGAATGTGTCTGGGCTTATTCCGTCCTTCGTCCTGCCTTCGAAGAGCTCCTAGCCCGAGGG encodes the following:
- the FSTL3 gene encoding follistatin-related protein 3, translating into MRPGAPGPLWPLPWGALAWAVGFVGSVGSGDPAPGGVCWLQQGREATCSLVLKTDVSQAECCASGNIDTAWSNFTHPGNKISLLGFLGLVHCLPCKDSCDGVECGPGKACRMLGGRPRCECAPDCAGLPARLQVCGSDGATYRDECELRAARCRGHPDLRVMYRGRCRKSCAHVVCLRPQSCVVDQTGSAHCVVCRAAPCPTPSSPGQELCGNNNITYMSSCHLRQATCFLGRSIGVRHPGSCTGTAEPAEAESKEKEEEEEEDEEEEEENFV